In one window of Caenimonas aquaedulcis DNA:
- a CDS encoding 2Fe-2S iron-sulfur cluster-binding protein, with amino-acid sequence MPQVVFIEYDGSQRTVEAPIGKSLMQVAVDNGVPGILGDCGGSCSCATCHGYVDPAFADKLPPKTETEIFMLEGVPVLKEESRLCCQIRMQPELDGIVVRLPEEQV; translated from the coding sequence ATGCCCCAGGTAGTTTTCATCGAGTACGACGGCTCGCAGCGCACCGTCGAAGCGCCCATCGGCAAGAGCCTCATGCAGGTGGCCGTGGACAACGGCGTGCCCGGCATCCTGGGCGACTGCGGGGGCTCCTGCAGCTGCGCCACCTGCCACGGCTATGTGGACCCTGCATTCGCGGACAAGCTGCCGCCCAAGACCGAGACGGAAATCTTCATGCTGGAGGGCGTGCCGGTGCTGAAGGAGGAAAGCCGCCTGTGCTGCCAGATCCGCATGCAGCCCGAACTCGACGGCATCGTGGTGCGGCTGCCGGAAGAGCAGGTTT